From Pseudomonadota bacterium:
AAATACAGGCCAGCCGGGAGCTGCACAGCCGCTTCATGATCGACCTTGCAGCAGGGGCCTTTGAAGAGGCCTTCCGCAGGAAGGATTTCCAGTATATCCTGTTCCATGTCACAGTTGAAACCCCGAAGGAAAAACACGAAAAGGAGCAATCCCTGTGCGCGCCCATGCTGGCAGCATTCCTCAAGGCCATGGGGCGGATCTGCAGGACGTCGCCGGAACTTTTTGTGGAATTTGCCGGACAGGCCTGTTCAGTGAGGGGGAGACGGAAAGAAAGTACGCAAGGGCTTCTGAAGAAGGTTCTGCCTGTCGCAACCTTTTGGCTGGGCACTGCGGATGACCGCCAGAACCTTGAGCGTCTTGTGTCCCTGCCATGCCCTCAATCCCGGAATCTGAAAGGCCGTTTTGCGCAAGGGCAGGCTGTGGTCCCGGTTTTTCGGGCCCCCGCCCCCTGATCCGGGAACAGGGCGTCTTTTCAGCCGTTATTTTCTGTGCCAGTCTTCCCTGTGCCGGTTCCGGCCATAAAAAACACAAAGGAGATTTTCATGCGTCGTGAGTTGCTTGCAACAGCTGTTCTGGTGTTCCTGGCGGCTTTTCCTGCTGTGGCTGGTGAAAAGCCCCACTATGGACAGGGAAAAGCCTGGTTTGGCCAGGAAAAATCCCTCCAGCCCGGAAAGAAAGCCGTGGCCAGAATGGTTGGCCAGGACGGAAAGGACGTCGGGTCAGCAACCTTGACAGAAACAGCCGAAGGCCTTGTGGTGAAACTGGACCTGAAGAATGTTCCGCCCGGTGTCCACGGCCTGCATATCCACGAAATGGGAGAGTGTACACCGCCGGATTTCCGGTCAGCCGGTGAGCACCTCAGCCTGTCTGGACAGAAACACGGATTTCCGGGGGTGGACAATTCCCATATCGGTGATCTGCCCAGCGTTACGGCGGACAGAAAAGGCCGTGTGAAGCAGGAGATCAAGGCCTCCCATGTGAAATTCACCAACGGACCGGTGGATTTCCTGTCTGATACGGGAACGGCCCTGATCCTGCACGAAAAAGAGGATGACTATCAGAAACAGCCGGCCGGCGGCACGGGCAGCCGT
This genomic window contains:
- a CDS encoding superoxide dismutase family protein — protein: MRRELLATAVLVFLAAFPAVAGEKPHYGQGKAWFGQEKSLQPGKKAVARMVGQDGKDVGSATLTETAEGLVVKLDLKNVPPGVHGLHIHEMGECTPPDFRSAGEHLSLSGQKHGFPGVDNSHIGDLPSVTADRKGRVKQEIKASHVKFTNGPVDFLSDTGTALILHEKEDDYQKQPAGGTGSRIACGVISRDVR